Part of the Streptomyces sp. WMMC500 genome is shown below.
CCGATCTGGGTGATCGCCGTGAAGGCCGCGCCCGGGTCCTCCCAGCCGGCGAAGGCCGCCGTGAGCCGGAGGTGGGCGCTGGAGGAGATCGGCAGGAATTCCGTCAGCCCTTGGACGAGTCCGAGGATGACTGCTTCGAACCAGCTCATACGGGGCTGCACATGTCCTTGAGTTCGCTGACGGGTTGCAGGAGATGTTAAGGCCCCGGCCTGAGGCGCGTGGCCCCAGGGTCGGCTGCGGCCACAGCCCCCGGGCGGGTGGCGGGCTCGGCCGCGAGTACGTCGGAAGAGATCACTCCGCCCGGGAGGGCCGGTCCGCCGGAGCGCCGGCGGCGGCGCAGGGCGACCGCGGCGCCGCCCGCCATGCTGGCGACGATGAATCCGAGGGCGGCGAGGAAGACGGGGGAGAGGGGGTCGGAGGCCCGGCTGCCGGCGATCACGTACGCGGCGGTGTTCGGCACGCAGCCCACGGCGGTGGCCACCAGGAACGGCGTCCAGTTCATCCGGGAGACCGCGGCGGCGTAGTTCACGCCCGCGAACGGCACGCCGGGAAAGGTGCGCAGCACCAGCATCGAACGGAAGCTGTGCCGGCTGAGCTGCCGGTCCGCGGCGGTGAGCAGCCGCCCGCGCAGCAGCGGGCGCAGCGCGTCCTGGCCGAGCAGCCGGCCGATCCCGAACGCGACGCCCGCGCCCAGCACCGTGCCGGACACCGACCCGGCCAGACCCGCCTGGGCGCCGAAGAGCGTGCCGGAGGCGAGGTTGAGCAGCGGACGCGGTACGAGGGCCGCGGTGCACAGCCCGTACGCGACGGCGAAGACGAGTACCGCCGACAGGCCGGTGAACTGCGGCGGCAGGCCGTCGAGGAGCAGCCGGTGCGGCCGCCAGACGAGCACGGCGACCGCCGCGCCGGCGAGGAGCGCGAGGAGCAGACCGAGCCGGGAGCGCGGGGACAGCAGAGCCCGGCCGCAGCGCACGGCGCGGCCGACGACGGGCGCCTCGGCGGTTTCGGGCACGGTGGGAGCCTAACCGACGGGGCCGCGCCCGTACCCCGGCCTCCCCCTCAACTCCCGCCGCTGTGGTGGCGCTCACGTCCCACGAGCCCTGCGCCGCCCCCGCGGCCCCGGACGCCTCCCCGGCCCCGGGCCGGCGGCCCCGCACGCTCCTGTGACGCCTCCCCGGTCCGGGGGCTGAAAACCGTTCGACGTGCACGGGGCCCGTACCCGATCATGGTGGGCATGTTCCGGTACGCCTCCCTCGCGCACACGTCCGCCGCAGCGGACGCGCTGAAGGCTGTGCCGGCCGCACTCGCGGCAGCAACCGCAGCCGACGGCG
Proteins encoded:
- a CDS encoding VTT domain-containing protein; this translates as MPETAEAPVVGRAVRCGRALLSPRSRLGLLLALLAGAAVAVLVWRPHRLLLDGLPPQFTGLSAVLVFAVAYGLCTAALVPRPLLNLASGTLFGAQAGLAGSVSGTVLGAGVAFGIGRLLGQDALRPLLRGRLLTAADRQLSRHSFRSMLVLRTFPGVPFAGVNYAAAVSRMNWTPFLVATAVGCVPNTAAYVIAGSRASDPLSPVFLAALGFIVASMAGGAAVALRRRRRSGGPALPGGVISSDVLAAEPATRPGAVAAADPGATRLRPGP